From a single Solanum dulcamara chromosome 4, daSolDulc1.2, whole genome shotgun sequence genomic region:
- the LOC129886292 gene encoding guanosine deaminase, translating to MEEANVVEAKDGTISVASAFAGHQEAVRDRDHKFLTQAVEEAYKGVECGDGGPFGAVVVCNDEVIVSCHNMVLKHTDPTAHAEVTAVREACKKLNRIELADCEIYASCEPCPMCFGAIHLSRIKRLVYGAKAEAAIAIGFDDFIADALRGTGFYQKAQLEIQQADGKGALIAEQVFEKTKEKFSLY from the exons ATGGAAGAAGCAAATG TTGTTGAAGCTAAGGACGGAACCATCTCAGTAGCCTCTGCATTTGCTGGTCACCAAGAAG CTGTTCGGGACAGAGACCACAAGTTCTTGACACAAGCGGTCGAAGAAGCTTACAAAGGTGTTGAATGTGGAGATGGAGGCCCATTTGGCGCAGTTGTTGTTTGCAATGATGAAGTAATTGTTAGCTGCCACAACATGGTTTTGAAGCATACTGACCCTACAGCTCATGCAGAGGTCACGGCAGTAAGAGAG GCATGTAAGAAGCTCAATCGAATTGAGCTTGCAGATTGTGAGATATATGCTTCTTGTGAGCCTTGTCCGATGTGCTTTGGTGCTATCCATCTATCACGCATCAAG AGGTTGGTATATGGAGCCAAAGCTGAAGCTGCAATTGCTATTGGGTTCGATGATTTCATTGCAGACGCTCTCAGGGGTACTGGATTTTATCAGAAAGCTCAGTTAGAGATCCAGCAGGCTGATGGTAAGGGAGCCCTTATAGCCGAGCAAGTATTTGAGAAGACCAAGGAGAAGTTCTCCCTCTATTGA
- the LOC129886294 gene encoding 40S ribosomal protein S24-1 yields MADKAVTIRTRKFMTNRLLARKQFIIDVLHPGRANVSKAELKEKLARMYEVKDPNAIFVFKFRTHFGGGKSTGFGLIYDSVENAKKYEPKYRLIRNGLDTKVEKSRKQMKERKNRAKKIRGVKKTKAGDAKKK; encoded by the exons ATGGCGGACAAGGCGGTCACTATTCGTACCCGCAAGTTCATGACCAACAGGCTTCTCGCCAGGAAGCAATTC ATTATTGATGTCCTTCATCCTGGAAGAGCCAATGTCTCAAAG GCCGAGCTGAAGGAGAAGTTGGCTAGGATGTATGAGGTGAAAGACCCAAATGCTATTTTTGTTTTCAAGTTTCGCACACATTTTGGAGGTGGGAAATCAACaggatttggtttgatttatgaTTCCGTTGAGAATGCCAAGAAGTATGAACCAAAGTATAGGCTCATCAGG AATGGGCTTGACACTAAGGTTGAGAAGTCTAGGAAACAAATGAAGGAAAGGAAGAACAGAGCCAAGAAGATCCGCGGTGTAAAGAAG ACCAAGGCTGGTGATGCTAAGAAGAAATGA
- the LOC129886295 gene encoding uncharacterized protein LOC129886295, giving the protein MAVAPFLIESNLKWNPLLYTPNPMQYTRLLHCQKFTAWKISKPSKLTVKCFNKNHKNVCFNDGNGLEIKDKENPFEIVVKSVMKALKALQKPAVAAVLVGLLLMYDPNSALAASGGRIGGKSFSSSRSSSPSRGYSTRTAEPRFSYSAPYYAPSPFGFSGGGVYVGPAVGFGSSAFLVMMGFAAFVLVSGFLSDRSEGSVLTATDKTSVLKLQVGLLGLGRSLQKDLNRIAEVADTSTPEGLSYVLTETTLALLRHPGYCISAYSSVDVKRSMEEGENRFNQLSIEERGKFDEETLVNVNNIRRKSSTSQRANGFSNEYIVVTILVAAEGVYKLPTINGSGDLKEALQKIASIPSSRTLAVEILWTPQNENDTLSERELLEDYPLLRPL; this is encoded by the exons ATGGCCGTTGCTCCCTTCTTGATTGAATCAAATCTTAAATGGAATCCTTTGTTGTATACTCCAAACCCGATGCAATATACCCGTCTACTCCATTGCCAGAAGTTTACAGCCTGGAAAATCTCCAAACCCTCCAAGCTGACGGTCAAATGCTTCAACAAGAACCATAAAAATGTGTGCTTTAATGATGGAAACGGGTTGGAAATCAAGGATAAAGAAAACCCATTTGAGATAGTTGTCAAAAGTGTCATGAAAGCTCTCAAAGCTTTGCAGAAGCCAGCTGTAGCGGCTGTATTGGTGGGGTTGTTGTTGATGTATGATCCGAATTCAGCATTGGCTGCTTCTGGTGGTAGGATAGGTGGCAAGTCGTTCTCGTCGTCGCGGAGTTCGTCTCCGTCGAGGGGGTATTCTACGAGGACAGCAGAGCCTAGATTTTCGTATTCAGCTCCGTATTATGCGCCTTCCCCTTTTGGGTTTAGTGGGGGTGGCGTTTATGTAGGCCCAGCTGTTGGTTTTGGATCAAGTGCGTTTCTGGTTATGATGGGTTTTGCTGCGTTTGTTTTGGTTTCTGGGTTTCTGTCTGATCGGTCGGAGGGCAGTGTGCTTACTGCTACTGACAAAACTAGTGTGCTCAAGCTGCAG GTTGGGTTGTTGGGGTTGGGTAGATCACTTCAAAAGGATCTCAACCGGATTGCTGAAGTGGCAGACACATCCACACCGGAGGGTTTAAGCTACGTCTTGACAG AGACGACATTAGCTTTGCTTCGCCACCCTGGTTATTGCATCTCAGCTTATTCATCT GTTGATGTCAAGAGGAGCATGGAGGAAGGTGAGAATCGATTCAATCAACTTTCCATTGAGGAACGTGGTAAATTTGATGAAGAGACACTTGTGAATGTGAACAACATTAGAAGGAAAAGCTCTACGAGCCAGAGGGCAAATGGATTTAGCAATGAATACATAGTG gttacaatcttggtggctgCTGAAGGTGTTTATAAATTGCCTACTATAAATGGAAGCGGAGACTTGAAAGAAGCATTGCAAAAGATTGCGTCTATTCCTTCCAGTAGAACATTG GCAGTTGAGATTTTATGGACTCCACAGAACGAAAACGACACATTGTCAGAACGAGAACTTCTTGAGGATTACCCTCTCTTGCGGCCTCTGTAA